GGTTGAGCGTGATCGCGTTGCCGAAGCCGCTGGATCCGCCCGCGAACTGCACCGTGCCGGCCGCCGTCGCGTAGATCGGCGTGCCGCAGCCGGCGCCGAAGTCGTCGCCGGCGTGCAGGCGCCAGTAGCCGAGGATCGGGTGGAGGCGCATGCCGTAGGACTGGTACGAGCCGTAGCTGCGGATGGGCATGGTCCAGCCGGACGACGAGGGCTGGCCGCCCGACGACGGCGGGCGCGGGGCGTTGGCCGGCGGGCGCGCCGCGGCGTTCGCGGCGGCGGCAGCGGCCGCAGCGGCTGCGCGGGCGTCGGCCTGTCGGCGGGCCTCCGCGGCCGCCTCCTCCTGGCGCTTCCGCTCGCCGATCGCGAAGCCCTCCTCGACGGAGATGCGGGAGTCGCGGAGCGTGGTCAGCTGCGCCTGGAGCTCGGAGCTGCGGGCCTCCTGCTCGGCGAGCGCCTGGTCCGCGCGGGCCTGCGCCGCCGACGCCTCCTGCAGCTTCGCCTCGGCGTCGGCGGCGAGCGCGGCGAGCGCCTCCTTCGCGACGGACGCCTGCTTGCCGAGCGACGCGGCCGTGCGGGCGGACGTGACGGCGGCGGTGAACGCGGTGTCCTGGCGGTCGGCGAGCTTGGTGGCCGTGCCCATGCGGGCGAGGAGGGCGTCGGCGTCCTCGCCGCCGCTCGTGAAGAGGCGGAGGGAGACGTCGCCGCCGCCGCCGCTGCGGGCGAGCTGGGCGACGAGCTGGCCGACCTGGCGCTTCGCGTCGTCGGCGTCGGACTGGGCCCGGGCGGCCTTGGACTCGAGGGCCTCGAGCTCGCCGGTCGCCTCGTCGAGCGCGTCCACCGCGGCGGCGTGCTCGTCGGCGCGCTGGAGGGCGAGCGCCGTGGCGGCCTCGACCTCGGCGGAGAGGCCGGAGATGAGTGAGGTGATGCGCGTGACCTGGTCGGCGGTGGCCTGCTCGCTGGATCGCGCGGCCTGCACCTCGGACCAGGTGGGGTACTCCTCCGCGGCCTGCGCCGACGGGACGCCGAGGCCGAGCAGGAGGGCGGAGGCGGCGAGGGTCGCGGCCACCCGCAGGCGCGGCGCGGTCGCGTTCCGCGGGCGCCGGACGGCGGGGCGGGAGGTGCGTGCGGTGCGGGAGATGGCGTGCCTCATCGAGGTCGGTGGAGCGCGGATCTTTCGACGGTAACCGAAATACGCGCGAACATCACCATCCACTTTCGTTTCCGTACCTGAGGAAATACCGCTCGACCCTAGGATCGGGGCGCAGGACGACCGGCGTCCGGTCGGGAGCGCGCATGACGGTCATCGAGGCGCCCGGCGGACGGGCCCAGGCGCGCGGGGCGGGCATCGTCACCGCGGTCGTCGGCTTCGCCGGGACCTCGGCGGTCGTGCTCACCGGCCTCACGGCGGTGGGGGCGTCGCCGTCGCAGGCCGCGTCCGGGCTGCTCGCGCTGTGCGTCACGCAGGGCCTCGGGACCGTGCTCCTCGCCCACCGCTTCCGCCGGCCGATCACGCTCTCCTGGTCGACGCCCGGGGCGGCGCTGCTCATCGGGTCCGGCGCCGTCGAGGGCGGCTGGGCCGCGGCGGTCGGCGCGTTCCTGGTGTGCGGGATCCTCGTGCTCGCGACCGCGCTCTGGCCGCTGCTCGGCCGCCTGGTGCGCCTGATCCCGGCGAGCGTGGCCGCCGCGATGCTCGCGGGCGTGCTCCTCCCCCTGTGCGTCGCGACCGTGACGGCCGCGGTCGCCACGCCGCTCGTCGTCGTGCCCGTGGTCCTCGCGTGGCTCGTCGCCGCCCGCCTCGCCCCGCGCTGGGCGGCCCCGACCGCGCTGGCCGCCGCGCTCGTGGTGGTCGGGATCTCGCTCGCGGTCGCGGGGCCGGCGCCCGGATCGTCGCTCGACCTCGCGCACCTCGTGCCGCGGATCGAGCTGACGGCGCCCGTGTTCACGGTGGCGGCGGCGGTCGCGCTGGGGATCCCCCTCTTCGTCGTGACGATGGCGTCGCAGAACCTCCCGGGCGTCGCGGTGCTCGCGAGCTTCGGCTACGAGACGCCGTGGCGGGCCGCGATGACGACGACCGCGGCGGCCACGCTCGTGAGCGCGCCGTTCGGCGGGCACGCCGTGAACCTCGCCGCGCTGTCGGCCGCGCTCTCCGCGGCGCCCTCCGCGCATCCGGATCCCGACGAGCGGTGGCGCGCGGCGAGCACGGCCGGGTGGACCAACCTCGTGCTCGGGCTGGCGTCGGCCGCGCTCGCGGCCGTGATCGTGGCGGGTCCGGCCGGCGTCGTCGCGGCCGCCGCCGGGCTGGCGCTCGCGCCGTCGCTCGCGTCGAGCCTGGCGTCCGCGATGCGGGAGCCGGGGGCGCACCTGCCCGCGATCGCGACGTTCGTGGTGGCGGCCTCCGGGATCACGGTCGGCGGGCTCGGCGCCGCGTTCTGCGCGCTCGTCGCCGGCGTGCTCGTGCACCTCGCGCTCCGGACGCGCGCGACGCGGAGTGACAGACTCGATCGACACGAGGAGCGCGACGCCGCATGAGCCACGACACCACCCCCGCACCACCCGGAGCCGACGCCGCCGTCGCGCCCCGCGACCCCGAGCTGCAGAGCACGACCTGGACGCTGGTGCTCGCCCTGAGCGCCGAGCAGGTCTCGGGCGACGGCACGAGGTCCGCCCGCCTGGCCGAGGCGCAGGCCGCGTTCGAGCGCCTGCTGCCCGCCGACCACGTCGTCGTCCGCTGGACCCGCGAGGTCGGCCGGATGATGACCGAGGAGGCGCGCCTCTGGACCCGGTGGGAGCTGTTCACGCCCACGGTCGCGACGCCGCTGAAGCTGTGGTCGGAGGGCTACGTCGACGAGGCGTGGTTCGCGGAGCGGCTGGAGGACGACCCGTTCGTCCCCGTCGTGATGAAGGCGCCCGCCGACGTCGCCGAGGACGGGGCCGAGTCGTGAAGGTCCTCGTCACCGGATCCCGCGGCAAGGTCGGCCGCGCCGCCGTCGAGGCGCTCGTCGCCGCCGGCCACGACGTCACGGGCGTCGACCTCGTGCGTCCCGTCTTCGACGCGGGCGTCGTCGTGCCCGGCCGCTACGTGATGGCGGACCTCACCGACCAGGGCGACGCCTTCGCGGTCGTCGCCGGCATGGACGCCGTGGTGCACGTCGCCGCGATCCCGCAGCCCACCGGCAACCCGGCGCACGTCGTGCTGCAGACGAACCTCATGTCGACGTTCCACCTCATCGAGGCCGCCGTGCGCTTCGGGGTGCCGCGCTTCGTCAACATCTCGAGCGAGAGCATCGTCGGCAACTTCTTCCCGGAGCGGCCGTTCCTGCCCGACTACGCGCCCGTGGACGAGGAGCACCCGCTCCACCCGCAGGATCCGTACGCGCTCTCGAAGGCGTTCGGCGAGCAGCTGATGGACGCGGCCGTGCGCCGCTCCGACATCCGCGTGATCTCGCTGCGCCCGAGCACGGTGCACAACGACGACAACTACGCCTCGAACCTCGGCAAGCAGGTGCGGGACGCCTCCGTGCTCACCGCGAACCTGTGGAGCTACATCGACGCGGACGACCTGGCCGACGCGATCGTGCTCTCGGTCGCCTCCGACCTGCCGGGCCACGAGGTGTTCTACATCGCCGCCGCCGACAACGCGGGCGGGCACGACTTCGCCGCCGAGCTGCGCCGCCACTACGGCGACGCCATCGAGCTGCGCGCGATCGAGCGCGTGGACTCCTCGGGCATCTCGACCGCGAAGGCCCGCCGCCTCCTCGGCTGGGAGCCGAAGCGCAGCTGGCGCGACCACCTCGACGCCGACGGGAACGCGCTGCCCCGCTAGGCGGATCCGTCCGCGGGCGCGGGTCCCGTCGACGCGCGCGCGACGAGCGAGGTCGGCACCACCGTGGTGGCGGCATCGCCGCCGTCGAGCCGCTCGATGAGCCGGCGCGCGGCCGCGGCGCCGAGCGCCGTGCGGTCGACCGCGATCGTCGTGAGCGCCGGGGCGAGGAACCGGCTCGTGCCGAGGTCGTCGTGGCCGACGACGCTCACGTCGACGCCCATACGGAGCCCCGCGGCGTCGGCGGCCGAGTAGACGGCGGTCGCGAGGTAGTCGCTGCTCGTCACGATCGCGGTCGGGCGCGTGCCGGCGGGCTCGGCGAGCGCGCGCGTCAGCGCCTCGACCGCGGCATCGTGCTGCATGGCGCTCTCGATGACGCGGGGGACGAGGCCGCGCTCCCCCGAGATCCGGTGGAAGGCCGCCACGCGCTCGTCGTCGGCGCTGCGGTCGCGCGGCGCGGCGACGATGGCGACGCGCCGGTGGCCGAGGTCCGCGAGGTGCGCCAGCGCCTGCGCGACGGCCTGCTCGCCGTCGACGTG
The genomic region above belongs to Clavibacter phaseoli and contains:
- a CDS encoding M23 family metallopeptidase, with protein sequence MRHAISRTARTSRPAVRRPRNATAPRLRVAATLAASALLLGLGVPSAQAAEEYPTWSEVQAARSSEQATADQVTRITSLISGLSAEVEAATALALQRADEHAAAVDALDEATGELEALESKAARAQSDADDAKRQVGQLVAQLARSGGGGDVSLRLFTSGGEDADALLARMGTATKLADRQDTAFTAAVTSARTAASLGKQASVAKEALAALAADAEAKLQEASAAQARADQALAEQEARSSELQAQLTTLRDSRISVEEGFAIGERKRQEEAAAEARRQADARAAAAAAAAAANAAARPPANAPRPPSSGGQPSSSGWTMPIRSYGSYQSYGMRLHPILGYWRLHAGDDFGAGCGTPIYATAAGTVQFAGGSSGFGNAITLNHGGGVTSVYGHMYSYGVMVRTGQTVQAGQQIGAVGSAGLSTGCHLHFEIRQGGVATSPMPFLRARGV
- a CDS encoding benzoate/H(+) symporter BenE family transporter, with protein sequence MTVIEAPGGRAQARGAGIVTAVVGFAGTSAVVLTGLTAVGASPSQAASGLLALCVTQGLGTVLLAHRFRRPITLSWSTPGAALLIGSGAVEGGWAAAVGAFLVCGILVLATALWPLLGRLVRLIPASVAAAMLAGVLLPLCVATVTAAVATPLVVVPVVLAWLVAARLAPRWAAPTALAAALVVVGISLAVAGPAPGSSLDLAHLVPRIELTAPVFTVAAAVALGIPLFVVTMASQNLPGVAVLASFGYETPWRAAMTTTAAATLVSAPFGGHAVNLAALSAALSAAPSAHPDPDERWRAASTAGWTNLVLGLASAALAAVIVAGPAGVVAAAAGLALAPSLASSLASAMREPGAHLPAIATFVVAASGITVGGLGAAFCALVAGVLVHLALRTRATRSDRLDRHEERDAA
- a CDS encoding NAD-dependent epimerase/dehydratase family protein; the encoded protein is MKVLVTGSRGKVGRAAVEALVAAGHDVTGVDLVRPVFDAGVVVPGRYVMADLTDQGDAFAVVAGMDAVVHVAAIPQPTGNPAHVVLQTNLMSTFHLIEAAVRFGVPRFVNISSESIVGNFFPERPFLPDYAPVDEEHPLHPQDPYALSKAFGEQLMDAAVRRSDIRVISLRPSTVHNDDNYASNLGKQVRDASVLTANLWSYIDADDLADAIVLSVASDLPGHEVFYIAAADNAGGHDFAAELRRHYGDAIELRAIERVDSSGISTAKARRLLGWEPKRSWRDHLDADGNALPR
- a CDS encoding LacI family DNA-binding transcriptional regulator; this translates as MTRDPAPRRRVSLTDVAREAGVSAAAASFALNGRSGVGEVVRARVKEAAARLGYVPSTSAVALRTGRSGAVGLLIRNMRNPFFLDVIHGFDATCAAAGLGVVIGSADYSPAREAELVATFAARGVDGLALAPIGGGSAAADWDGSTAKPLVLINGARHAPGIDASRVHVDGEQAVAQALAHLADLGHRRVAIVAAPRDRSADDERVAAFHRISGERGLVPRVIESAMQHDAAVEALTRALAEPAGTRPTAIVTSSDYLATAVYSAADAAGLRMGVDVSVVGHDDLGTSRFLAPALTTIAVDRTALGAAAARRLIERLDGGDAATTVVPTSLVARASTGPAPADGSA